A DNA window from Trypanosoma brucei brucei TREU927 chromosome 11 chr11_scaffold01 genomic scaffold, whole genome shotgun sequence contains the following coding sequences:
- a CDS encoding sodium/sulphate symporter, putative, translating into MKFGKRLIEEEVEQWKDFYVNYKRLKKFIHSSPLTGVEFSEELFRIIGEELERAGGLFKELLEELHRCHDELLEQDPQLPAVPSKLPWMFNRKRVHREKLNSPREGLSIAFESSTENSMMNEIVVEQREGFVSKFKKCFLKLIGDSQKQEIEEDTPRARFLEWHSSAHMLQHFAELNLEAIRKSAKKLRKYRRNEGDFTISIEAEISRSQIGRSLPRLHVFMTDVDADYERKFGEALVQFKNITINQTYHAKWRFVFLSAALFWILMFFPILESHPSAHNCVALFGVIISLWITEAIPFFCTAMLIPIIAVPLGIITDPATHRVASTTVASRIILSRMMDHVQILVLGGLTIGKALGRTHLEVYAAGALYRLTAHRPSMYLLGVMLCSSVLCAFVSNIAAPLLVLGVIRPTLWEFPEDTEAPHAILLGLAFACDIGGMLSPIASPQNAVALSVLSFHDVSFLSWVTVALPLVLVGVVASWAIILLVWKPFKNVSSIPLQVVNTEGNKEVRLADQVVVVMVSLITVVLWVLPPNLLFGDTGVVALIPIVVFFGIGILAKEDFNTLSWHLMFLLAGGNMLGLCARDSKMLDIIADSLHDTLVSQPPYTTLVSLILVVGVVTTFVSHTVAAMILLPMILKIGLVLPKEEGVFAVSPFTLVFLSALMCSGAMAFPISSFPNVNSLLAEDSRGRPYLKAKDFLFCGTIITFLLFICFVTWMVPFTYVVFEGKP; encoded by the coding sequence AAGTTCGGAAAGCGGCTTATAgaggaggaggtggagcAGTGGAAGGATTTCTATGTAAATTACAAACGGCTGAAAAAGTTCATACACAGTTCCCCGTTGACAGGAGTCGAGTTTAGCGAAGAACTGTTTCGAATTATAGGTGAGGAACTTGAACGCGCCGGGGGGCTGTTTAAAGAGCTTCTGGAAGAACTTCATCGGTGCCATGATGAGCTCCTTGAACAGGATCCTCAACTTCCCGCTGTGCCATCCAAGCTACCCTGGATGTTCAACAGGAAGCGTGTGCATCGTGAGAAACTAAACTCGCCAAGGGAGGGGCTCTCTATCGCCTTCGAGAGTTCAACTGAGAACTCAATGATGAATGAGATAGTGGTGGAACAGCGTGAGGGCTTTGTCTCCAAGTTTAAGAAATGTTTCTTGAAGCTCATTGGTGATTCGCAGAAGCAGGAAATTGAAGAGGATACACCAAGGGCTAGGTTTCTTGAGTGGCACTCGAGTGCGCACATGCTGCAACATTTTGCCGAGTTGAACCTGGAAGCAATACGTAAATCAGCGAAGAAGCTTCGAAAGTACCGTCGAAATGAGGGGGACTTCACCATCTCCATTGAAGCAGAGATTAGCCGTTCGCAGATTGGTAGATCACTTCCTCGCCTTCATGTTTTTATGActgatgttgatgctgaCTACGAGCGTAAGTTTGGAGAGGCTCTGGTCCAATTTAAAAACATTACCATAAACCAGACCTACCATGCGAAGTGGCGTTTTGTCTTTCTCTCGGCTGCTCTCTTCTGGATTCTGATGTTTTTCCCAATATTAGAGAGTCACCCGTCGGCACATAATTGTGTGGCACTGTTTGGTGTTATAATCTCGTTGTGGATAACGGAGGctattcctttcttctgcACTGCCATGCTCATTCCCATTATAGCCGTACCGCTTGGAATAATTACTGACCCGGCAACACATCGAGTCGCCAGCACAACTGTTGCATCCCGCATTATCCTTAGCAGAATGATGGATCACGTTCAGATACTTGTGCTTGGCGGTCTAACTATTGGAAAGGCACTGGGCCGCACACACTTGGAGGTTTACGCCGCCGGCGCACTTTACCGTCTCACTGCTCACCGTCCTTCGATGTATTTGCTGGGTGTAATGCTGTGTAGCAGCGTCTTGTGTGCATTCGTATCTAATATCGCCGCTCCTCTTTTGGTTCTTGGTGTGATACGACCAACGCTGTGGGAATTTCCAGAAGATACGGAGGCCCCGCATGCCATCTTACTTGGTTTAGCTTTCGCCTGCGACATTGGTGGGATGCTGTCGCCCATAGCCTCGCCTCAAAATGCTGTAGCGCTGTCCGTGCTAAGTTTCCATGATGTGTCCTTTTTGTCGTGGGTCACCGTTGCGCTCCCTCTCGTGTTGGTTGGTGTGGTTGCATCGTGGGCTATCATTTTGCTCGTGTGGAAACCCTTCAAGAACGTGTCGAGCATTCCTCTGCAAGTGGTTAACACAGAGGGGAACAAGGAAGTGAGACTTGCGGATCAAGTTGTTGTGGTAATGGTGTCACTCATTACTGTCGTACTGTGGGTGCTGCCGCCTAATTTGCTGTTTGGAGACACTGGTGTGGTTGCCTTAATACCCATCGTAGTTTTTTTTGGGATTGGTATATTGGCTAAGGAGGATTTTAACACACTCTCATGGCATCTCATGTTTCTGTTGGCTGGAGGAAACATGCTTGGCCTTTGCGCAAGGGATTCGAAGATGCTAGACATCATTGCCGACAGTTTGCACGACACGCTGGTATCACAGCCACCGTACACAACACTAGTGTCTCTGATTCTTGTGGTAGGGGTCGTGACGACATTCGTTTCTCATACCGTGGCAGCTATGATACTTCTCCCGATGATTCTTAAGATTGGCTTGGTGCTACCCAAGGAGGAGGGAGTTTTTGCGGTGTCTCCTTTCACCCTTGTGTTTCTTAGTGCACTCATGTGTTCTGGTGCCATGGCATTTCCCATCAGCTCCTTTCCCAATGTCAACTCGCTGCTTGCGGAGGACTCGCGCGGCCGCCCGTATCTCAAAGCGAAAGACTTCCTCTTCTGTGGAACCATCATTACATTCTTGCTGTTCATCTGTTTTGTCACATGGATGGTTCCATTTACATATGTTGTGTTTGAAGGCAAACCGTAG